The sequence CGACCTTCGTCAGTGGCGTATCGAGCCTGCCGCGAATCGTCACCCTGCACGACTTCGAGATAAAGCCTCAGAGCAAGGATTCATCCTCCAAGCTGCACATGAGCATCCTGGCCAAGACGTATCGTTACAACGACAAGGGGCTGCAGAAATGAATGGAGCCCGACTTATCGCGCTGGGCATGGGCCTGGTCCTGCTGAGTGGATGTGGTGCCAGTGGAGACTTCGAGGATCTGCGTGCCTACATGGATGAAGTGCGAGCCAAACCGAAAGGTTCGATCGAGCCACTGCCGGCATTCCTGCCCTACGAGGCTTTCACGTACAGCGCGGCATCGCTGCGCCACCCCTTCCAGCCGCCGATGAAGATCGATCTTGCCCAGCGGCAGAAGGGCTCGAAGGATATCCGGCCTGACGATGCACGCATCAAGCAGTTCCTCGAGCAGTTCAACATCGAAAACTTCGTCATGGTCGGCACGCTGACCAATGATGCGGGTAAGTACGCCTTGATCAA is a genomic window of Stutzerimonas stutzeri containing:
- the pilP gene encoding type 4a pilus biogenesis lipoprotein PilP, translating into MNGARLIALGMGLVLLSGCGASGDFEDLRAYMDEVRAKPKGSIEPLPAFLPYEAFTYSAASLRHPFQPPMKIDLAQRQKGSKDIRPDDARIKQFLEQFNIENFVMVGTLTNDAGKYALIKGGDGVHRVKVGDYLGRNHGRIVEISEAEVDVLEIVPDGEGGWLERPRSLTLKERS